The genomic stretch GAGCATAAGTCGATCGAACGTGCTGCAACGCTTGAAAAAACCTTCGGCGGAGCGGAAAGCAATGTCGCAATTGGACTTGCACGTCTAGGTTCCTCTGTAGGCTGGTTTGGTGCGCTTGGCAATGATCCGTTTGGTCAAAATATTTTGAAAACGCTGCGCGGCGAAGGCGTTGACGTATCACGCGCTCAGCTTAGCACGGATGCGCCAACCGGTATGATGTTCCGTGAGCATGTGGCGGGCAAAATGGCAGTGCATTATTTCAGAAAGCATTCGGCTGCTAGTCGAATGCTGCCTGAGCAGCTTGATGAGAATTATATTCGTGGAGCTAAGCTGCTTCATGTAACCGGTATCACGGCAGCGCTTAGCGAGGATTGCCGCAGAACGCTTCGCCGTGCTGTCGATATTGCGAAGGAGGCAGGCGTACTTGTGAGCTTCGACCCCAATCTCCGCCTTAAGCTCTGGTCAATCGAGGAAGCTCGTGAAACGCTGCTGCCGCTTGCTGCGGATGCCGATTATTTCTTGCCGGGCTGGGACGAGCTTAAGCTATTGTATGATACGGATGACTATGAACTGGTCAAGA from Paenibacillus sp. FSL H8-0548 encodes the following:
- a CDS encoding sugar kinase, translated to MHESSPQIVTFGESMALFMPQEHKSIERAATLEKTFGGAESNVAIGLARLGSSVGWFGALGNDPFGQNILKTLRGEGVDVSRAQLSTDAPTGMMFREHVAGKMAVHYFRKHSAASRMLPEQLDENYIRGAKLLHVTGITAALSEDCRRTLRRAVDIAKEAGVLVSFDPNLRLKLWSIEEARETLLPLAADADYFLPGWDELKLLYDTDDYELVKSKLSELKAISIIKGVGDTTVVWKDGQEDSVPFYPAEQVVDTVGAGDGFCAGFLAGIMKGLTPVEAVRLASINGSLVVQMRGDWEALPEWSVVEHRLSAKAWVER